A region of Catenibacterium mitsuokai DNA encodes the following proteins:
- a CDS encoding cysteine desulfurase family protein, translating to MIYLDYVATTPLDEEIRSTYTKLLTNYFANSDSAYAPGYEVSRLIEQSRSHIAKLLHVSPEELIFTSCASESNNTAIKGTAFQYMNRGKHIITTAFEHSSVANTFKQLEEVFGFEVDYVSVDSKGHLDLEELESLIREDTILVSTMYVNNEVGTINPIHEIASIVHKKNPKTKYHVDMVQALGKLSITLDDIDLATFSAHKVFGLKGSGLLYKKRTASIVPLINGGQQENGLRGGTSNACVDIVLAKTMRKAIESQKSHYDYVKSLNDYLREQLSEMDNIVINSPEDASPFILNISCPHYKPEVIVHDLETKGIYISTKSACSSKKVEISHTLQAMHLDPLISSSALRLSFSHLTTKQELDIFLDALKDTLNRIKKQR from the coding sequence ATGATTTATCTAGATTATGTAGCGACAACTCCTCTTGATGAGGAAATACGCTCTACATATACAAAACTATTAACAAATTATTTTGCGAATTCTGATTCTGCTTATGCACCAGGTTATGAGGTCAGTCGTTTGATTGAACAGTCACGTTCACATATTGCGAAGTTACTTCATGTAAGTCCTGAAGAATTAATCTTTACATCATGTGCATCAGAGTCTAATAATACAGCTATCAAAGGAACGGCCTTCCAATATATGAATAGAGGAAAGCATATTATTACAACGGCCTTTGAACATTCAAGTGTAGCTAATACTTTTAAGCAGCTAGAAGAAGTATTTGGGTTTGAAGTGGATTATGTGTCTGTTGATTCAAAAGGACATCTTGATTTAGAAGAATTAGAATCCCTTATAAGAGAAGATACGATTCTTGTTTCTACAATGTATGTCAATAATGAAGTAGGAACAATTAATCCTATTCATGAAATTGCTTCTATTGTCCATAAAAAGAATCCTAAGACAAAATATCATGTTGATATGGTACAGGCTTTAGGTAAGCTGTCTATTACGCTGGATGATATTGATTTAGCCACTTTCTCAGCACATAAGGTATTTGGTTTAAAAGGAAGTGGTTTACTCTATAAGAAGCGTACTGCAAGTATTGTTCCTCTTATCAATGGAGGACAGCAGGAAAATGGCTTAAGAGGTGGAACAAGCAATGCCTGTGTGGATATTGTGCTTGCGAAAACAATGCGTAAAGCAATTGAATCTCAAAAGAGTCACTATGATTATGTCAAATCACTTAATGACTATTTACGTGAACAGTTAAGTGAAATGGACAATATTGTCATCAATTCACCAGAAGATGCGAGTCCATTCATCCTAAATATTTCATGTCCACACTATAAACCAGAAGTCATTGTGCATGATTTAGAAACTAAAGGAATCTATATCTCGACAAAGAGTGCCTGCTCAAGTAAGAAAGTAGAAATCTCTCATACTCTTCAAGCAATGCATTTGGATCCTCTTATCAGTTCAAGCGCATTAAGACTTTCATTCTCACATCTCACTACAAAGCAGGAACTAGATATATTCCTAGATGCTTTAAAAGATACATTAAATAGAATTAAGAAACAGAGGTAA
- the thiI gene encoding tRNA uracil 4-sulfurtransferase ThiI has protein sequence MKPDHILVRFGELTTKGKNRKQFIRKLLKNTKEILHDYSALEYELTYDRLYIYLNEENAEEVTDKLKTIFGIHNFSLCYKVEHDLEKAKEVVTYIIDHDEGHTFKIDTKRHDKSYPKTSIEMNKEIAGYVFHHTTKELSVDVHNPDILVRVEYRKDAIYIMDNMIPGAGGYPVGIGGKALLMLSGGIDSPVAGYLTMKRGVDLECIHYASPPYTNELAREKVLDLVNVLKDYTHGSIKVHIVPFTELQLSVYDHCDESYAMTVMRRMMYRIAEGVAKKNDCLAIVNGESIGQVASQTLESMNTINQVITTPVIRPVACMDKLEIIKIAEKIGTYDISIRPYEDCCTIFTPHNPATKPKAYKAEGYEAKWDFETEVQKCIDHTETIIINSKYKNDEDLF, from the coding sequence ATGAAACCAGATCATATTCTTGTTCGTTTTGGAGAACTTACAACTAAAGGAAAGAACCGTAAACAATTTATTAGAAAACTATTAAAGAATACAAAAGAAATACTTCATGACTATTCTGCCTTAGAGTATGAATTAACATATGACCGTCTTTATATTTATTTAAATGAAGAAAATGCGGAAGAAGTGACAGATAAGTTAAAGACAATCTTTGGTATTCACAACTTCTCTTTATGTTATAAGGTAGAACATGACTTAGAAAAGGCCAAGGAAGTTGTTACTTATATTATTGATCATGATGAAGGTCATACTTTTAAGATTGATACAAAAAGACATGACAAATCATATCCTAAGACATCTATTGAGATGAATAAGGAAATTGCAGGATATGTATTCCATCATACTACAAAAGAACTATCAGTAGACGTTCACAATCCAGATATTTTAGTACGTGTAGAATATAGAAAAGATGCTATTTATATTATGGATAACATGATTCCGGGTGCTGGAGGCTATCCAGTAGGTATTGGTGGTAAAGCCTTATTAATGCTTTCAGGTGGTATTGATTCGCCTGTTGCTGGTTATTTGACGATGAAGCGTGGAGTAGACTTAGAATGTATTCACTATGCTTCTCCACCTTATACAAATGAATTGGCAAGGGAAAAGGTATTAGACCTAGTGAATGTATTAAAAGACTATACACATGGTTCTATTAAAGTTCATATCGTTCCGTTTACTGAACTACAGTTATCTGTCTATGACCATTGTGATGAATCTTATGCAATGACAGTTATGCGTCGTATGATGTATAGAATTGCGGAAGGTGTTGCAAAGAAGAATGACTGCTTAGCTATTGTGAATGGTGAAAGTATTGGTCAGGTGGCATCTCAGACACTTGAATCAATGAATACAATTAATCAGGTTATTACAACGCCTGTTATTCGTCCTGTTGCATGTATGGATAAATTAGAAATTATTAAGATTGCTGAAAAGATCGGTACATATGATATCTCTATTAGACCATATGAAGACTGCTGTACAATCTTTACACCACATAACCCAGCAACTAAACCTAAGGCTTATAAAGCAGAAGGCTATGAAGCGAAATGGGACTTTGAAACAGAAGTACAGAAGTGTATTGATCATACAGAAACAATCATCATAAACTCTAAATATAAGAATGATGAAGATCTTTTTTAA
- a CDS encoding HAD hydrolase-like protein has translation MREDTELKLAIIELDGCIFPLNRLRYNFYKNLCKKKNITVTADEFYHALGNMYTMYETLPLAATLNSNKLNSSVEKDLYNYLSMKGLSPKDGVIELFEYFHQNNIPIAVVSTHKTKSAINYLELGSLYRKVDYVIGCDTDITPLPSEELLAYIDKRFQVTPKDTLVITSMNGILHSANNIGMNTIYLNDLVEAGDDEISCSYQVANTMYEALNDILFGRYEDYKIFEPLLGMDKEMSVAKLKSLFANLQEVYKDDPDLLKIIKSTYISKLSELTRERPRRFTFNDEDLAELEKEEVEEPAVEEEKEEPTALSLNAQDTAALNDVIAKVMEAENNPPKEEEKEEIKEEPVVEEPKKKPDHHIINTFINISYVLLLSLMILLLGLVVHVALGNMMDHPVVKVLHTISLAYIGVAETIFKTIFNGLHSLTNAVPDYYTYMNNNQVMTVSALKMIHCYILNVVVVTISEIIKYYTLKKKSSN, from the coding sequence ATGAGAGAGGATACAGAATTAAAACTAGCAATCATAGAACTGGATGGATGTATATTCCCCCTAAACAGGCTCCGTTATAATTTCTATAAGAATTTATGTAAGAAGAAAAACATTACTGTTACAGCGGATGAGTTTTATCATGCTTTAGGTAATATGTATACAATGTATGAAACACTTCCTCTTGCAGCAACACTTAATAGTAATAAGTTGAATTCAAGTGTTGAAAAAGATTTATACAATTATTTGAGTATGAAGGGCTTATCACCAAAAGATGGTGTGATTGAATTATTTGAATACTTTCATCAGAATAATATTCCAATTGCAGTTGTTTCTACACATAAGACAAAATCAGCTATTAATTATCTAGAACTTGGTTCTTTATATCGTAAGGTGGATTATGTTATTGGATGTGATACAGACATTACGCCACTTCCATCAGAAGAACTTCTTGCATATATTGATAAAAGATTCCAGGTAACGCCTAAGGATACATTAGTCATTACTTCTATGAATGGTATTCTTCATTCAGCTAATAATATTGGTATGAATACCATCTATTTAAATGATCTGGTAGAAGCAGGAGATGATGAAATCAGCTGTTCTTATCAGGTGGCCAATACAATGTATGAAGCATTAAATGATATTCTTTTTGGTCGTTATGAAGATTACAAGATTTTTGAACCACTTCTTGGCATGGATAAAGAGATGTCTGTGGCTAAATTAAAGTCTTTATTTGCGAATTTACAGGAAGTTTATAAAGATGATCCTGATTTATTAAAGATCATTAAATCTACTTATATATCTAAGTTATCAGAACTTACAAGAGAGCGTCCTCGTCGTTTTACTTTCAATGATGAAGATCTCGCAGAATTAGAAAAAGAGGAAGTCGAAGAACCTGCTGTAGAAGAAGAAAAAGAAGAACCAACGGCCCTTTCACTTAATGCACAGGATACGGCTGCATTGAATGATGTGATTGCAAAGGTGATGGAAGCTGAAAATAACCCTCCAAAAGAAGAGGAAAAAGAAGAAATCAAAGAAGAACCAGTCGTAGAAGAACCAAAGAAAAAACCAGATCATCATATAATTAATACATTTATAAATATTAGTTATGTCTTATTACTTTCATTGATGATTTTATTACTTGGCTTGGTTGTTCATGTTGCTTTAGGTAATATGATGGATCATCCAGTTGTAAAGGTCCTACATACAATCAGTCTAGCCTATATTGGTGTTGCTGAAACAATCTTTAAGACAATCTTCAACGGTCTTCATTCTCTCACGAATGCAGTACCTGACTATTATACTTATATGAATAATAATCAGGTGATGACAGTTTCTGCATTAAAGATGATTCATTGTTATATATTGAATGTAGTTGTTGTGACAATCAGTGAAATTATTAAATACTATACACTAAAGAAAAAGAGCTCAAACTGA
- a CDS encoding IS3 family transposase, with protein MLEILGVKRANYYKWLRRNKSERDLENEELADLIRKYDVKFNHTLGYRMMADRINRDENKNYNDKQVYKVMKILGIKSIIRPKRRSCTVRKSNNTAKNNLKRDFNASRPNEKWVTDVTEFKYGKNNENKLYLSLILDLYDRYPVGYEISDHNDNNLVFNTFRSAVEANPGAHPLFHSDGGYQYTSPFFVRMLKDNGMEQSMSRVHCCIDNGPMEGFWGILKCEIYHYGKKYETREELEEAIREWIRYYSHERYQRRFGVRTPYEVRSEALCNENPVQYPIPENKAIQKYKAAHYA; from the coding sequence ATGCTTGAGATATTAGGTGTAAAGAGGGCGAATTATTATAAATGGCTTAGACGCAATAAGAGCGAAAGAGATCTTGAAAATGAGGAACTGGCAGACCTTATAAGAAAGTATGATGTGAAATTCAATCATACGCTTGGCTACAGAATGATGGCAGATAGAATAAACAGAGATGAAAACAAGAACTATAATGACAAGCAGGTCTACAAGGTGATGAAAATACTTGGCATCAAGTCAATCATAAGACCAAAAAGAAGAAGCTGTACAGTCAGAAAAAGCAATAATACAGCCAAGAATAATCTCAAAAGAGACTTCAATGCATCAAGACCTAACGAAAAATGGGTAACAGATGTCACTGAGTTCAAATATGGAAAGAATAATGAAAATAAGCTATATCTAAGCCTGATACTAGATCTTTATGACAGATATCCAGTAGGATATGAAATTAGTGACCATAATGATAATAACCTTGTCTTCAATACATTCAGATCAGCTGTAGAAGCTAATCCAGGAGCACATCCGTTATTTCATAGTGATGGTGGCTACCAGTATACGAGTCCATTCTTTGTACGTATGCTTAAGGATAATGGCATGGAACAGAGCATGTCCAGAGTTCACTGCTGCATTGATAATGGACCAATGGAAGGATTCTGGGGAATACTTAAATGTGAGATATATCATTATGGGAAGAAATATGAAACAAGAGAGGAATTAGAAGAGGCAATAAGAGAATGGATAAGATATTACAGTCATGAAAGATATCAAAGAAGATTTGGTGTGAGAACACCTTATGAAGTAAGAAGTGAAGCATTGTGCAATGAGAATCCAGTTCAGTATCCAATACCTGAGAACAAGGCGATACAGAAATATAAGGCGGCACATTATGCATAA
- a CDS encoding helix-turn-helix domain-containing protein: protein MGRKSKFSKQQKIEICRRYLDGSESVISLAKEINAGKNTVKKWIRIFKAYGDSAFDEKPANESYTKEFKRKVVEEYLAGESSLIDIALKYNIPSDSTVLAWVKLYNDHIELKDYIPGGKEIYMAKCRKVTKEERIEIVKYCMEHNLDYSGTCKVFDVTYSNVFNWVRKYREKGEEGLSDRRGRRKKDEELDELGLLKKQLREKERELERAHLEIRLLKKVEEIERRGYAEQADSRMNISQSRKSRKKTKR, encoded by the coding sequence ATGGGAAGAAAAAGCAAGTTTTCTAAACAACAAAAAATTGAAATATGTAGAAGGTACTTAGATGGCAGTGAATCAGTTATTAGTCTAGCAAAAGAAATAAATGCTGGTAAAAACACAGTGAAAAAGTGGATTAGAATCTTTAAAGCGTATGGTGATTCTGCATTTGATGAAAAACCTGCAAATGAATCATATACAAAAGAGTTTAAAAGGAAGGTTGTAGAAGAATATCTTGCTGGTGAAAGCTCACTAATAGATATTGCGCTAAAATATAATATTCCTTCAGATAGTACAGTACTTGCATGGGTAAAGTTATATAATGATCATATAGAATTAAAGGATTATATTCCTGGAGGTAAGGAAATCTATATGGCAAAGTGCAGAAAAGTCACAAAAGAAGAAAGAATAGAGATAGTAAAGTACTGCATGGAACACAATCTTGATTATTCGGGAACGTGCAAAGTGTTTGATGTGACATATTCAAATGTATTTAACTGGGTAAGAAAGTACAGAGAAAAAGGTGAAGAAGGCTTATCAGATAGACGTGGACGCCGTAAAAAGGATGAGGAGCTAGATGAACTTGGCCTTCTAAAGAAACAGTTGAGAGAAAAGGAACGTGAGCTTGAGAGAGCTCATCTGGAGATAAGACTGTTAAAAAAAGTGGAGGAGATAGAAAGGAGAGGATATGCAGAACAAGCAGATTCGAGAATGAATATCAGTCAATCAAGGAAATCAAGGAAGAAGACAAAGAGGTAA
- a CDS encoding NUDIX hydrolase, with translation MEKQIDSTTIYDGAIMKVTKEHVLLQDGNTAVRECVYHHGGVCILAIENDEIILVKQFRYPNRCDTLEIPAGKLELGEDPDKACYREFEEETNRRAKNMRPILKMLPTPGYSSEILRIYEAEDFREVEDSLQCDADEFLNIIKMPIDEAYKAIFDGRIIDGKTVIAVMYAYNRKHCK, from the coding sequence ATGGAAAAACAAATAGATTCAACAACAATTTATGATGGAGCCATCATGAAGGTGACTAAGGAACACGTATTATTACAAGACGGTAATACTGCCGTACGTGAATGTGTGTATCATCATGGTGGTGTGTGTATACTTGCGATAGAGAATGATGAAATTATTCTTGTAAAGCAGTTCCGTTATCCAAATAGATGCGATACATTAGAAATACCTGCTGGTAAGCTAGAATTAGGAGAAGATCCTGATAAGGCCTGTTATCGTGAATTTGAGGAAGAAACAAATAGACGTGCTAAAAACATGCGTCCTATCTTAAAGATGCTTCCTACACCTGGATATTCAAGTGAAATACTCAGAATATATGAAGCAGAAGACTTCAGGGAAGTAGAAGATTCTTTGCAGTGTGATGCGGATGAATTCTTAAATATCATTAAGATGCCAATTGATGAAGCCTACAAAGCAATCTTTGATGGACGTATTATTGATGGTAAAACTGTCATTGCCGTTATGTATGCTTACAATAGAAAACATTGTAAATAG
- a CDS encoding RluA family pseudouridine synthase: MKKLVIDQYDDHQRIDKYLKKVLVQAPSSLIYKMLRKKDVKVNGKRVKENYILHSGDEVELFLYEDKFKEYTKPLTIYELPITFKVVYEDAHILIVDKPAGLLVHEDINESVNTLSNQVLTYLHQKGEYDPEKNISFTPGPVHRLDRNTSGLVIFGKDMRALQDLNTMMKTRQGIEKKYLTIAMGHMKDATLSGYVKKNEDEGKMYLVKKDTPGALSMKTIVHVLKRCSTCSLVEVQLITGRTHQIRIHLSATGHPVMGDSKYGDFEWNKEVKKKFHLNHQFLHAYRLTFVNPIGSMSYLKGKTVTSQLPEQLEKIQKELFS; encoded by the coding sequence ATGAAAAAATTAGTAATCGATCAATATGATGATCATCAAAGAATAGATAAATATCTCAAGAAAGTGCTCGTCCAGGCACCTTCTTCACTTATATATAAAATGTTAAGAAAAAAAGATGTTAAAGTAAATGGCAAAAGAGTAAAGGAAAACTATATTCTTCATTCGGGAGATGAGGTGGAACTATTCTTATATGAAGATAAATTCAAGGAATACACAAAGCCTTTAACAATTTATGAGTTACCTATTACTTTTAAAGTTGTTTATGAAGATGCACATATTCTTATTGTAGATAAACCTGCCGGTTTACTTGTTCATGAAGATATTAATGAATCAGTGAATACATTATCTAACCAGGTACTTACTTATTTACATCAGAAGGGTGAATATGATCCAGAAAAGAATATCAGCTTTACACCAGGTCCAGTGCATCGCTTAGACCGTAATACAAGTGGACTTGTGATCTTTGGTAAAGATATGCGAGCACTTCAGGATTTAAATACAATGATGAAAACAAGACAAGGCATTGAAAAGAAGTATCTCACTATTGCAATGGGACATATGAAGGATGCCACATTATCAGGATATGTCAAAAAGAATGAAGATGAAGGAAAGATGTATTTAGTAAAGAAAGATACACCGGGGGCTTTATCTATGAAAACAATAGTGCATGTCTTAAAAAGATGTTCTACTTGCTCTTTAGTAGAAGTACAGCTCATCACCGGCCGTACACATCAGATTCGTATCCATTTAAGTGCGACAGGACATCCGGTTATGGGTGATAGTAAATATGGAGATTTTGAATGGAATAAGGAAGTAAAGAAGAAATTCCATCTTAATCATCAATTCCTCCATGCTTATCGATTAACTTTTGTGAATCCGATAGGCTCTATGAGTTACTTAAAAGGTAAAACGGTTACTTCACAATTACCAGAACAGTTAGAAAAGATACAAAAAGAACTTTTTTCATAG
- a CDS encoding ROK family protein, whose product MKYYIGIDLGGTNVRTLLVDENGQSYSEVKDATEREKGPDAVTAKICRQIEAIDYTVCGGIENVEGIGIGVPGPVDVVKGVMIMASNLPGFENYPIAEKLSTKFNKPVFLDNDANVAGLAEAVLGAGKNYPTCYYVTVSTGIGGAFTVNKQLISGGRGHAGEIGNIIVKNNGYKQGALNPGAAEGECSGTAITRKGQEALGKDLVHHAGDVFRLAAEGNETAQGIADECISELATLFANIAHTVDPHCFVVGGGVMKSKKYFLDQLTKEFNQKIHVGMRNHIPLLETELEDCGAIGAAMLPMTRMNAE is encoded by the coding sequence ATGAAGTATTATATTGGAATTGATTTAGGTGGTACAAACGTAAGAACTTTACTTGTTGATGAAAATGGTCAGTCATATAGTGAAGTGAAGGATGCTACTGAAAGAGAAAAAGGACCAGATGCTGTTACTGCAAAAATCTGTCGTCAGATTGAAGCAATCGATTATACAGTATGTGGTGGTATTGAAAATGTAGAAGGTATTGGTATTGGTGTACCTGGACCAGTTGATGTTGTAAAGGGTGTTATGATTATGGCAAGCAACCTTCCTGGTTTTGAAAATTACCCAATTGCTGAAAAGTTATCTACAAAATTCAATAAACCTGTATTTTTAGATAATGATGCAAACGTTGCTGGTCTTGCTGAAGCAGTATTAGGTGCTGGTAAGAATTATCCAACTTGTTATTATGTAACAGTTTCTACTGGTATTGGTGGCGCTTTTACAGTAAATAAACAGCTAATTTCTGGCGGTAGAGGACATGCTGGTGAAATCGGTAATATTATCGTTAAGAATAATGGTTATAAGCAGGGGGCTTTAAACCCAGGTGCTGCAGAAGGAGAATGTTCTGGTACTGCAATCACTAGAAAGGGTCAGGAAGCTCTTGGAAAGGATTTAGTACATCATGCAGGTGATGTATTTAGATTAGCGGCTGAAGGTAATGAAACAGCTCAGGGTATTGCGGATGAATGTATTAGTGAACTTGCTACATTATTCGCAAATATCGCACATACAGTTGATCCACATTGCTTTGTAGTAGGTGGCGGTGTTATGAAGTCTAAGAAGTATTTCCTAGACCAGTTAACAAAAGAATTCAATCAGAAGATTCATGTAGGTATGAGAAATCATATTCCACTACTTGAAACAGAATTAGAAGACTGTGGTGCTATCGGTGCTGCAATGCTTCCAATGACAAGAATGAACGCAGAATAA
- the mnmA gene encoding tRNA 2-thiouridine(34) synthase MnmA: MKRVVLGLSGGVDSAVAAYLLKKQGYEVICVFMRNWDSSLNNDILGNPTNDDDVCPQEKDYQDAQAVATHLGLEIRRVDFIKEYWDQVFTYFLEEYAKGRTPNPDILCNKHIKFKAFLDYAKSIDADYIATGHYARVVHTEGKESVMLRGVDNNKDQTYFLCQLNQNQLNNSLFPIGELTKPEVRRIAEELDLPVAHKKDSTGICFIGERDFREFLKNYIPAKSGKMVDIVSKKVIGDHQGIMYYTIGQRKGLGIGGNGEPWFVVGKDYDKNILYIAQGDSNKWLLSHGALITDVNWVSKTKPEGEYDCTAKFRYRQKDNDVSLHFIDETTLYVTFKKPIKAVTPGQAAVFYDGDVCLGGGTIDKVYKDGKEIDYL, encoded by the coding sequence ATGAAAAGAGTTGTACTTGGATTAAGTGGCGGTGTAGATAGTGCCGTTGCTGCTTATTTATTAAAGAAACAAGGTTATGAAGTAATCTGTGTATTTATGAGAAACTGGGATAGTTCATTAAATAATGATATTCTAGGTAACCCTACAAATGATGACGATGTATGTCCACAAGAAAAAGATTATCAGGATGCGCAGGCTGTTGCGACTCATCTTGGGCTTGAAATTCGTAGAGTGGACTTTATTAAAGAATACTGGGATCAGGTCTTTACATATTTCCTAGAAGAATATGCGAAAGGTCGTACACCTAATCCTGATATCTTATGTAATAAACATATAAAATTTAAAGCCTTTTTAGATTATGCTAAGTCTATTGATGCTGATTATATTGCGACAGGACATTATGCCCGTGTTGTTCATACTGAAGGAAAAGAATCTGTGATGCTTCGTGGTGTAGATAATAATAAGGATCAGACTTATTTCTTATGTCAATTGAATCAGAATCAGTTAAATAACTCACTGTTCCCAATTGGTGAACTCACTAAACCTGAAGTAAGACGAATTGCGGAAGAACTTGATCTTCCTGTAGCCCATAAGAAGGACTCTACAGGAATCTGCTTCATTGGTGAAAGAGACTTTAGAGAATTCTTAAAGAATTATATTCCTGCTAAATCAGGCAAGATGGTGGATATTGTATCTAAGAAGGTTATTGGTGATCATCAGGGTATTATGTACTATACAATCGGGCAGAGAAAAGGCTTAGGTATTGGCGGTAATGGTGAGCCTTGGTTTGTCGTTGGAAAAGATTATGATAAGAATATTTTATATATTGCTCAGGGAGATAGTAATAAATGGTTATTGTCTCATGGCGCATTGATTACTGATGTGAACTGGGTATCTAAAACAAAGCCAGAAGGTGAATATGATTGTACGGCTAAGTTTAGATATCGCCAGAAAGATAATGATGTATCTTTACACTTTATTGATGAAACAACACTTTATGTTACATTTAAGAAACCAATCAAGGCGGTCACTCCAGGACAGGCAGCTGTCTTCTATGATGGAGATGTATGTCTAGGCGGAGGTACGATTGATAAAGTCTATAAAGACGGCAAGGAGATTGATTATCTATAA